The window CGTCGCACCCGCGGCCCCGCGGCCGGCCGACTCCCCCGAGTCGACCTTCCGCAGCCCGCTCCCCCCGATCCCCCGGGTTCCCCCGTTCCCCCCCAGGGTGTCCTTGCCCTCGACGCGGACGGGGAGGATCCCCCGCAGCGTCAGGGTGTTGGCGGAGTCGGCCACGTTCCCCCGGTGGCCGATCCCGTACAGCTCCCCCTGCCTGCCGCCGCCGCTCACCCGGCGGGCGACAGTGTTTCCACCGGCGCTGTGCGCGCACCCCCGCACGGTCACGGCACCGGAGGTCTCGTCGGTCCTGACCTCGTACCGGGTCCGGTGGGTGGCCGATGACGAACGCGCGGTGCGGTCAGCCGGGTTGGTCCGGGTCTGCAGCCTGGCGTTCATCGTGCGCCCCCTTGGTCGGTACGAGCGGTTCCTGTTGCCGCCGTTCAGCCGGCCAGTTGGCCCGCTGTCCTGCGGCGACATGGAAAATCTTGCCCGCCGGTTGTGATGACGCTGTCCGTCGACTGTCACAGGGCTGTCACAGGGGCGGGGCTTTCGTCCCGCATCGCCTCCCGCCGTGACGGACGCCGGTGGCTCGGGTTCCGGTTCCCACCCGGTCGGTGACCGGTGCCGGGGGGTGATTCGGCGCTCCGGGTGAGCCAGAATGAGGCCGTGCCTTTCCTCCTACTGATCGAGGACGACGACGCCATCCGTACCGGCCTCGAACTCGCTCTCACCCGCCAGGGCCACAAAGTGGCCACCGCCGCCTCCGGCGAGGACGGTCTGAGGCTCTTCAAGGAGCAGCGGCCGGACCTCATCGTGCTGGACGTCATGCTGCCCGGAATCGACGGCTTCGAGGTCTGCCGCCGGATCCGCCGCACCGACCAGCTTCCGATCATCCTGCTCACCGCCCGGTCCGACGACATCGATGTCGTGGTCGGCCTGGAGTCCGGCGCGGACGACTACGTCGTCAAGCCGGTGCAGCCGCGCGTCCTGGACGCCCGGATCCGGGCCGTGCTGCGACGCGGTGAGCGGGAGAGCTCGGACTCCTCCGCGTACGGGACCGTGGTGATCGACCGCGCGGCGATGACCGTCACCAAGGACGGCGAGGACCTCCAGCTCACGCCGACCGAGCTGCGGCTGCTGCTGGAGCTCAGCCGCCGGCCCGGGCAGGCCCTCTCCCGCCAGCAACTGCTGCGCCTGGTCTGGGAACACGACTACCTCGGCGACTCCCGGCTGGTGGACGCGTGCGTCCAGCGGCTGCGGGCGAAGGTCGAGGACGTGCCCTCGGCGCCCACCCTGATCCGCACGGTGCGCGGGGTCGGCTACCGTCTGGACCCGCCGGCGTGACCGCGCCCGGCAGCGCCCCGCTGCTGATATCCCGCCTCTCCTGATCTTCCGCAACGACAGGCTCCCGTGACTGACCTTCAGACGACGACCAGCCGCTTCTCCTCGGGCCCGTGGCGACGGCTGCGTTCCCTGCGGGTGCGGCTGATCGCGGTGTTCGCCGCGGTCGCGCTGCTCGCCGCCGTCTCGGCCTCCGGCATCGCGTACTGGCTCAACCGGGACGCGGTGCTCAAGCGCGCCCAGAACACCGCGCTCAACGACTTCCGGGTCTCGCTCACCCGCAACGTCTCCGAGCTGCCGCTGAACGCCACCTGCGCCGAGCTGAACCAGCTCGCCGCCAGCGTCGCCAGCTCCGGGCTCAGCTACGAGGTGGTGGTCTCCGACCCCGCCCGCCCGGACTGCCTCGCCTCCTCGGCCCCGCTGACCTACACGCTCGCCGACGTCCCGGCCAAGCTGCGGGACACCGTCGCGAAGCCGCGCGAGCTCACCGAGAACAACCCGTACGCGTTCCACCTGTACTGGCAGCGGCAGAACCTGGAGGGGCGGCCGTTCGTGATCGGCGGCACCAAGGTGGTGCCGACCGGGCCGACGGCCTACATGTTCAAGTCGCTGGAGAACGAGCGGGCCGACCTGAGCACGCTCGGCTGGTCGCTGGCGATCGCCACGCTGCTGGCGCTGATCGGCTCGGCGCTGCTCGCCCAGGCCGCGTCGGCGACGGTGCTGCGCCCGGTCAAGCGGCTCGGCGAGGCCGCCCGGCGGCTCGGCGAGGGCCATCTGGACACCCGGCTCGAAGTCGAGGGCTCGGACGAACTCGCCGATCTGGCAAGGACGTTCAACCGCACCGCGGAGTCGCTGCACGAGCAGGTCGAGGAGCTGAGCGCGCGGGAGGCGCAGAGCCGGCGGTTCGTCGCCGACATGTCGCACGAGCTGCGGACGCCGCTGACCGCGATGACCGCCGTGACGGACATCCTGGAGGACGAGGCCGAGTCGCTGGACCCGATGATCGAGCCGGCCGTGCGGCTGGTGGTCAACGAGACGCGCCGGCTCTCCGACCTGGTGGAGAACCTGATGGAGGTGACCCGCTTCGACGCCGGTACGGCCAAGCTGGTCGCCGACGAGGTGGACATCGCCGATCTGATCATGTCCTGCATCGACGGCCGGGCCTGGTACGACGCGGTGGAGCTGGACGCGCCGCGCGGTGTCCGGGCCGTGGTCGACCCGCGCCGGCTGGACGTCGTCTTCGCCAACCTGATCGGCAACGCGCTCAAGCACGGCGGCTCGCCGGTGCGGGTGACGGTCCGGGAGGAGGGCCCCGCGCAGGCTCCGGCGGACGGCCCGGCCGACGGCCCGACGGACGGCCGGGAGGATGACGGCCCGGTGGTCGGCCCGGCGGTCGGAACGGTGATCGTCGAGGTCTCGGACAGCGGCCCCGGCATCCCCGAGGACGTGCTGCCGCACGTCTTCGACCGGTTCTACAAGGCGGACAAGGGGCGGGCGCGTTCGGAGGGCAGCGGTCTGGGCCTGTCGATCGCGATGGCCAACGCGCAGATCCACGGGGGGACGATCACGGCCGCGAACGGGGAGGTGGGGGCGGTGTTCACGCTGACGCTGCCGCGGACCCAGCCTCCGCCGTCGGCCGACGACTCCGAGGAGAGTGCGCTGTGACCTCCCGCCCGTCCGTTCCGGCGGGTCCGGCCGACCGGGCCCGCGCCGTCCGCGGTTCCCGCCCGGACCGCGGTTCCCGCCCGGGCCGGGTGTTCGGCGCCGCCGCCCTGGTGGCGCTGGCCGCCCTCGCCGCCGGGTGCGGCATCCGCCCGACCGCCGTCCCGGTGGACGCCGGCGCGCCCGCCAGCCGGACGGCCTGCCCGACCGCGCCGCAGATACCGACGGCGCCGGCCGCACCGTCACCGGTCGGCCCGACACCGCCCGCCGCGCACTCCTCGGCGAAGTTCTTCGGGAGCCCGTCCCCGTCGGTCACCCGGGTGACCCCGGGGCCGTCCACCCCGCCGACGGACAACGTGTTCACCGCGGTGGCGACGCCGTCGCCGACGGCGTCGGCCACCTGCCGCTGATCGACTCCGTGGGATCCGGGCCGCATCTCGACCGGATCGGGTCCGAACGGGGGCGCTCCGGGCCGTTTCGGTCCGCTCCGGGCGTGCGGCGGAATGTTCACGCCGGGCGTGGAACCGCCGCGCCACCGGCTCACGTCCTTCCCCGCGTGCAGCGAGATGGCACCAGGGCACGCGACGAGCGTTCCGGCGTGCGGACCGAGACCGGGCCGGCGGCGGCCGTCCACCGTCCCCTACGGCTGGTCGGCCTCGTCGGCCTCACCCTCCACCTGGCCCTGGCGGGCTGGCTGGTGCTGAGACCGTTGCCGGTGGCCTGGGTCTACGACGCCAACCTGACGCCGCTGGCCTCGCTCCGCTCCTCCACCGCCTGGCAGGTCCTCGGCGAGCTGCTGCTGCTGGCCCCGCTCGGCGTCCTGCTCCCGCTCGCGGGCGGCCGCCTGCGGGCCCCCTGGCTCCCGTCCTTCCTCCGCACCACCGGCGCCTCCGCCCTGCTGGCCACCGCCCTGGAGTTCCTCTCCTCCTGGGCCCCGGGCCACATCCTGAACGTGGACCACATACTGCTCGCCAGCGTCGGCGTGGCGATCGTCCACCTGGCCCTGGTGCCCGGCTGCCGGTCCCTGCTGCTCCGGCCCCGCCGGGCGGGCGCCGGCCGCCCGGCGCCCGCCCGGGCCCCCGCGCCGGCCCACACGCCGACTCGCACGCCGGTCCACGCACCGACCCACGCTCCCGTCTACGCGGAGCCCGTCTCCTCCCACGGCCGCTGAGGCGGCTCGCTGCTCGCCGGGCAGGAAAAGCAGCCGGGAGCTGCCACCGCGCACGTGCCCGGGTCGAGCAGCCGCCCGTCGTCGGGGGCGACCCGCCCGCACGCCCGGCAGCGCACCGTGACCCGCCCGCCCGCCGCCCGCAGGCGGGCCACCGCGACGTCGAGGTCCCGCAGGTTTCCGTCCCGCACGGGGGCGGGCAGGTCGTCCAGCAGCAGCCTGCCGTGCCAGAGGCTCAGCCCGGTCACGGCGCGGAGGGCGCGGAGCAGCTCGATCCGCCGCTCCCCCGCGCCGGTCAGCTCGGCGACGAACTCCGGTTCCTCCATCCGCCCGGCCCTCCCCGGCCTGCCCGCTCCGGCCCGCCTGCCCGCTCCGGCCCGCCCGGCCCTCCCCGGCCCGCCCGCCCGCTCCGGCTCGCTCCGCCCGGCCGGGCGTACCCGGCGGGCGGTCAGCGGCCGGGGCGCTGCGTGCGCTGCCGGCGGCGCAGCACCACCAGGGCACCCAGCCCCATCGCGATCGCCATGCCGCCGGTGATCGCCATCGGCGCGGAGGAGGACCCGCCGCCCGTCGACGCCAGCCCGGAGGCCTGGTCCGGCACGGGGACGGGCACCGGCACCGGAGCGGCCGTGGTCGCCGGGCCGTTCGGTGCCGAGGCGGTGACCTGCGCGACGACCACCGCGGCCGCCGACGGCGCGGTCGGCACCGGAGCGGGGCTCGCCGGAGCGCTCGCCGTCCCGGTGGCGGTCGCGGTGGCGGAGGGCGTCGCAGACGCCGTGGGGGACGGCGTACCGGCGCCGCCCGGCGCCGCGATGCCGAACGGGACCGCCCGGCTGGACGTCGTGACGCCGAGCCCGCTGACCTCCGGCATGCTGTGCCCGGTGAGCAGCACGGACGCGGCGCCGACCGGGGCATCCTTGGCGAAGGCCAGCCGGACGTTGATCGTGCGGGACTCGCCGTCGTGCAGCTTCACGAGGTCGGCGTCCTTGCTGCCCGACGGGAGCCCCAGGATCAGCCTGCTCGTCGCCGGCTCCGGGAGGGGCCTGGCGGCCAGCCACTCGCCCTCCGGGGACTGGAACTCGAACCGGACCGCGTCGGCGGGCAGCGTGCTCCCGGCCTGGAGGGTGACCTCGGGGAGGACGCGGATGTCCTTGCCGCTGTGGTTGGCGAGGACCAGCTTGAAGCCCTTCGCCTCGCCGCCCGTGGTGAAGGAGGCGGGGACGCCCTCGACGCTCGGCTCGGCCGGGCCGGGAGCGGTCACCGGCGGGGTGCTGGGGCCGCCTACCGGGGCGATGGTGAAACGTCCGAACTCGCTGGCCGGGGTGGAGATCCGCTGCTCCGGGGGCAGCGTCGGGTCCGACACCACGGCCCGGAACCCGGCCGTGGCCGTGCCGCCGACGGCGCCGGCGGTGACGGCGAGACGCAGCCGGTAGGTGACCGAAGCCCCGGCCGGCACGCTGATCCTGGTGGCGAAGGTGTCCAGCTCCCACACCGCGCCGACCGTCTGGCCGGGGCTGAGCAGGGCGTTCTTCCACTGCGTGCCGCCGGGCGACTGGAACTCCAGCTTGAGCTGCGTCTCCTTGATGCCGGAGTTGACGTCGGCCAGGGTGAAGCCGGTCGTGGCGTCGACCGCGTGGTCGGCGGAGTTCTTCAGGGTCGCGGTGAACTCGACCGGCGCCGCACCGGCGGTGAAGGTGCCGGGCAGGCCGCTCAGCGTGATCGACACGGGCCCGTTCTGGGTCTGGGCGCCCAGGGTGCCCTGGGTGTGCCGGGCGATCGAGGGGGCGGCGAGCGCCGCCGGGGCGGCGGCGACGGCGGTGCCGGAGACCAGGGTGGCTGTGGCCGCCAGAGCGAGGAGACTGCGGTGCTGAGTGCGCAAGGGGACCTCACGGAGGAGAGCGGGCCGAGCCCGGCAGACGATGGGTCGCCTGGACTGAGAGGGAACCTCGTCGCAGGCCATGTCCGTCCCGCTGCTTCGCCCCCAAACCTCCAGCAACGGCGGCATCATATCCGAACGTGTGGACCATTCGTGAAGGAGTATCGGTCGCCGGGACGAACGCCGGGTGACGGCTGTCACGCCGCTCGCCGCACCCGGCCGCCGACCTCGATCAGGCCGCCGGGCCGGACGCCGGTGACGAGCTGGGAGCCGACGCCTTGAGTGATGATCAGGTCGCGCCCGAGCTCGGCCGTGAGCAGGATCGCGGCGGCGCCGGTGGCCTCGTCCTCGTCGATCCCGTCACCGCGGCCGGGGAAGGCGCGCGCCCGTACGGTGCCCGCCCGCTCGTCCTGCCAGGCCCAGGCGTAGATCCACTCCCCCGGCGGCGGGACGTCCAGCGCGTCCACCTCGGCGGCGGACCCGTACCGCCTCAGCGCGCGGCCCGGCGCCCAGGCGGCGCGGCCCTCGATGCGGGTGAACTCGCCGTCGCGGCGCACCCCGACGGCGCCGGCGGCGGTCACGAGCCGGTCCACGCCCAGCAGCCAGGCCGCACCGACGCAGGGGTGCCCGGCGAAGGGCAGGCGAAGGCTCGGCGTGTAGATGTCGATCACACCGCGCTCCGCGTCGTCGACGAAGACGGTCTCGCTGAAACCGAGCTGCCGGGCGACGGCCAGCCGGTCGGCCGCACCGGGAACGGCGGCGCCGTCGCGGACCACGCCGAGCGGGTTCCCGTGGCCGCCGTCGGGGCCGCAAAAGACCCGAAGGACCTCATAGTCAGTCATTCACCCACCCAACCACGGGTGGGGGCGCCGCCGGTATACGAGGTCGTGACGAAAACGTGGCGGCGATTGTCCGCGGGGTCCAGTACTGTGCCCACTCGTCCCCAAGGATTTCTTTCTCTCACCTCCCACAGGAATTGACTCCGTGAATCTCGACTTCACCGTTGACCCGCTTTTCTCCTGGTACGTCGTGCTGCTGGCCATCAGCGGCATCGCCATGGTCGTGCTCGGCGCCGTCAACGTCGGCGGCGGCCTGAGCGGCGGCTGGCGGGTCATCAACGTGATCGCCGGCATCGCGTTCGCCGGCTACGCGTACTACCTCGCGTTCGTCTTCGAGGGCGGTGAGTACCGGATGTTCTTCCAGGCGTTCATCCTCCCCGTGCTGCTGATCGCCAACGCCGTGAAGGCCCTGGTCGCCCGCAGCAACGCCCCGGCGGTCCCGCAACCGGCGGCCTACCAGGCCCCGTACGACCCGAACGCCGCGTACAACCCGAACGCGGCGCAGAACCCCTACGCCCAGCCCGCCCCGGCCCCGCAGGCGGCCCCGGTCGCCCAGCCGCCGGCCCCGCAGGCTCCCCCGGCCGGCTGACCGGCTCGCATCCCCACGCCGTCCGCCGGGCACCCGCCCGGCGGACGGCGGCGAGCGAGAGCAGCATTCACGGGCGGGGAATCTGCTGGCGCAGATTCCCCGCCCGTCACGCCAGCGCCTCCATCGCCGCACCGATCAGGGCCCGGGCCTGCTCACCGTGGACGGCCTGGTCGGCCAGTTCGGCGAAGGCCTGGGCGTAGAGGGCGATCTCGCTGGGCTGGGTGATGGTGAGGTAGCCGGAGACCAGTTCCACGTTGACCTGGACGGTGTCGTAGATCCAGAAGCCCTCGACCGGCATCCGGGAACGGCCCGGCCCCATGGCGACGATGCCGAGACTGACATGGGGCAGCGCGCCCACGGTCAGCAGGTGCGCCAGTTGCTCGCGCTGAACATCCCGGCTGCCGGGACCCGACCGCAGGACGGACTCCTCCAGGAGAACGGCGAACCGCCGGTCACCTTCGCGGAGGATCCGCTGCCGCTCCATCCGGACTTCCACAGCGGCGTCCACATCGTCCACCACGACCCGGCGCCGCTGCACGGCCCGCAGCACCGCGTCGGTGTAGGCCCGCGTCTGGAGCAACCCGGTCACCAGCCACGACGAATACGCCCGGAAGCGGCGCGTGCGCTCGTAGCGCGGTAGGACTGACTCCTGCACGCGCTTCAAACCGTCACGCTCGATGCGGCGCCATTCGACGAACATGCCCTCGACAGCCCGCAACGAGGCAATGAGATCCGAGGCCTGGTCATCGGCTCCGGAAACCCGACACCAAGCCAGAAGATCTGCCGGTGAAGGCACCGTCCGGGCATTCTCGATTCGGGACGTCTTGGACGGATGCCAGCCACAGAGCTGCGCGAGTTCCCGCCCGGTGATCCCCGCCTCCCGCCGGATCTCGCCGAGCCGATCGGCGAGATCCCGGCGCGCCTGCTGAACGCTTGACGATGCTGACAGAGTCATGGATCAGGTCGGCCGGTACTCCGAGTGGGGGACGGCGCGCAGCCAGACGGATTCGAATGCCCTGGCGTACAGCTCAACCAGAGCCGGGTCCGTGCAGACCTCCATGCCCGAGCCGGCCCACTGCCCGTCACCGCTGAAGTGATGGAGGATCAGCGTCTCGCTGTCCACTACCCAGCAGTCCAGAGCGGGCAACAACAGATCACGCGCTGTCGATCGAGGCAGCCAGCGCACCTGCTCACCTGCTGCGATATTCGTGAACGTGCCGTCGTACTCGTACTGGATGTAGTCACTGACAGGCTCCGACACGACGCGGGCCCGCCGCATCGAAACGCCTCGTCCGGTCGTCTCGGCCACGACATCGAGCCATGGCCGCCACCAGGATTCACGATCCTCCGGATCTTCCCGGTGCCCTCCCTGCCAGGAGATGAACGCCGGGTCGTCACGCATGTAGCTGTCACGCATCTCAAGGTGCACGGCCGACCGCCGGGCCTTGGCGAGCGCCTCACGAACCGCAGTGGCCACCGTTTGCTGTTGTAGTTGCGGACAGTTCGCGGATCTTCGTCGGGCTGCACAGTGGAGTTTCAATCATGGTGTCGCGGACGGCTCCCGAGGCATTCGGGCAGGACCGCGCGCTGTTCCGTGCTCTGGCCCGTGTGGCGGGCGTATGGGTGCAGGAAGCCACGTCAGTGCAGATCGTTAGCGCCACACTCCCGGACAAGACCCCGAACCTGGCTGCCTTCGCGGACCAGCCGGAGCCGGACTTGAACTCTCCCGAGATGCTTGCCGCCCAGGACGCACAGCACATGGAGGAGCTTGCCCGCCTGCGAGCCGACCCGAGCAAGCGCGTCACGGTATCGGCGCCGAAGCTCACGGACGACCAAGCCCAGCGGCTCCGCGACCGCCAGCAGCAGGCACGGGCACGGGCGCAGCAGTGATCACAGCAACCGGGGGTAGGGGGGTGTCCTCGCCATGGGGGTGCTGAGGAAGGGGGTGGTCTGTCTCGCCAACCTGTACCGGTGGCGTGGCCGGCCACCGCATCGTGAGCCATTGCTGACCGAGATAGCTGCGCGATTGGCAGAGATCGGGCTCAGGCGGTTACCGCTGCGCTGTGAGCGGTGCGACCACACGGGCCCGGTGGCTGGTCTCGTCCTGGCGTGGACGAAGCCGATCCGCAGCGGCGGCAGGCGCGAGCACGGGAATGTTCACGCGTCGTGCCTCGGGTGCTGGCGGGACACCGGGCGGACCGACGGCTTGCCCGTTCTGGAAGGTGCGAGGGTCCACCAGGGCCGGACACCGCAGTCAGACGCAGTGATCATCTGCATCTGAGGCAGGAGCTTCCGTGCGGCTGGCTGGGCAGGGCGCTGCGAAAGTTCCCGGCCGTGCCCGCCAGCGATCCCGGCCCCAGCTCGAAACACGCGCCCTGAGTGTGGGCCCGGACCCAGGGCGCCCCCCAGAGATCAACTGCGCTGTGGAGTAGGGATGCTGATGAAATCAACCCACGATAAAGGCCCCCGGTATGCACTCTTAACCATGCGGTCAAGGGCCGTAACGTCCCACGAACAGCAATGAGACCCCAGCGGATTCCCGCTGGGGTCTTTATGCATTTTGCGGTGCTACGCCTCCGGCGGCACGCTGTAACGGCTCAGAA of the Kitasatospora sp. NBC_01246 genome contains:
- a CDS encoding helix-turn-helix domain-containing protein, giving the protein MTLSASSSVQQARRDLADRLGEIRREAGITGRELAQLCGWHPSKTSRIENARTVPSPADLLAWCRVSGADDQASDLIASLRAVEGMFVEWRRIERDGLKRVQESVLPRYERTRRFRAYSSWLVTGLLQTRAYTDAVLRAVQRRRVVVDDVDAAVEVRMERQRILREGDRRFAVLLEESVLRSGPGSRDVQREQLAHLLTVGALPHVSLGIVAMGPGRSRMPVEGFWIYDTVQVNVELVSGYLTITQPSEIALYAQAFAELADQAVHGEQARALIGAAMEALA
- a CDS encoding PhzF family phenazine biosynthesis protein, coding for MTDYEVLRVFCGPDGGHGNPLGVVRDGAAVPGAADRLAVARQLGFSETVFVDDAERGVIDIYTPSLRLPFAGHPCVGAAWLLGVDRLVTAAGAVGVRRDGEFTRIEGRAAWAPGRALRRYGSAAEVDALDVPPPGEWIYAWAWQDERAGTVRARAFPGRGDGIDEDEATGAAAILLTAELGRDLIITQGVGSQLVTGVRPGGLIEVGGRVRRAA
- a CDS encoding DUF6879 family protein, which translates into the protein MATAVREALAKARRSAVHLEMRDSYMRDDPAFISWQGGHREDPEDRESWWRPWLDVVAETTGRGVSMRRARVVSEPVSDYIQYEYDGTFTNIAAGEQVRWLPRSTARDLLLPALDCWVVDSETLILHHFSGDGQWAGSGMEVCTDPALVELYARAFESVWLRAVPHSEYRPT
- a CDS encoding ribosomal protein L7/L12, with translation MEEPEFVAELTGAGERRIELLRALRAVTGLSLWHGRLLLDDLPAPVRDGNLRDLDVAVARLRAAGGRVTVRCRACGRVAPDDGRLLDPGTCAVAAPGCFSCPASSEPPQRPWEETGSA
- a CDS encoding VanZ family protein, with the translated sequence MRTETGPAAAVHRPLRLVGLVGLTLHLALAGWLVLRPLPVAWVYDANLTPLASLRSSTAWQVLGELLLLAPLGVLLPLAGGRLRAPWLPSFLRTTGASALLATALEFLSSWAPGHILNVDHILLASVGVAIVHLALVPGCRSLLLRPRRAGAGRPAPARAPAPAHTPTRTPVHAPTHAPVYAEPVSSHGR
- a CDS encoding response regulator transcription factor: MPFLLLIEDDDAIRTGLELALTRQGHKVATAASGEDGLRLFKEQRPDLIVLDVMLPGIDGFEVCRRIRRTDQLPIILLTARSDDIDVVVGLESGADDYVVKPVQPRVLDARIRAVLRRGERESSDSSAYGTVVIDRAAMTVTKDGEDLQLTPTELRLLLELSRRPGQALSRQQLLRLVWEHDYLGDSRLVDACVQRLRAKVEDVPSAPTLIRTVRGVGYRLDPPA
- a CDS encoding HAMP domain-containing sensor histidine kinase; translated protein: MTDLQTTTSRFSSGPWRRLRSLRVRLIAVFAAVALLAAVSASGIAYWLNRDAVLKRAQNTALNDFRVSLTRNVSELPLNATCAELNQLAASVASSGLSYEVVVSDPARPDCLASSAPLTYTLADVPAKLRDTVAKPRELTENNPYAFHLYWQRQNLEGRPFVIGGTKVVPTGPTAYMFKSLENERADLSTLGWSLAIATLLALIGSALLAQAASATVLRPVKRLGEAARRLGEGHLDTRLEVEGSDELADLARTFNRTAESLHEQVEELSAREAQSRRFVADMSHELRTPLTAMTAVTDILEDEAESLDPMIEPAVRLVVNETRRLSDLVENLMEVTRFDAGTAKLVADEVDIADLIMSCIDGRAWYDAVELDAPRGVRAVVDPRRLDVVFANLIGNALKHGGSPVRVTVREEGPAQAPADGPADGPTDGREDDGPVVGPAVGTVIVEVSDSGPGIPEDVLPHVFDRFYKADKGRARSEGSGLGLSIAMANAQIHGGTITAANGEVGAVFTLTLPRTQPPPSADDSEESAL